GGATCTCCGCGCGGTCCTGCTCGGTCAGCCGCCCGCGCTCGACGCCACGGGCGGTGGAGGACTCCAGGGCGGCGACGCACTTCGCCGCCTGGGCCTCGCTGATGTCGATGCCGACGACCTCGCGGCCGGCCTTGGCGAGGACCTCGGCGATGCCGGTGCCCATCGTGCCGAGGCCGACGACTGCGATGGTGCGCAGCGGGGACAGGGACGGGTCGGAAAAGGGAGTGGCCATCGCGGGACTCCAGGAATGAGGGTGACGACGGGGAACGCCCCGGGTGCGCCGAGGACGGGCCGACGAGAGCCGGACCTCCGGGCGCACCGGGTGCGTGAAAAATGCGGGTGTTGGCCGGGCTGCGAGCGCACACGCCCGGTGCCGTCGCCGCGGGCGTGCACACGCCCGGTGAACGGCGGTTCCGACCGGCCCTGTCCCGGGGCCGAGCCGTACTGCGGTACCTGAAGTACCGAACCGACTGCTCTCACGACGGCCGCGTCACCAGACCGCCACGAGGGGATACGAGTGGGTAACTCGCTCGTCTGAGCTTAACTCGCGGGTAACGAGCGCGCCAGCCCTCGTGTTTGTGATGTACGTCCCGAGCGGCTCGCGGCACCCCTAATCTCTCAGTCATGGACGAAGAGTTGCGATCACTCACGGAGCGCTTACGGCAGGAGTCGGCGGCGTCGCCCGCCTTCGAGCGGCTCGTGGCGACCGACGACCTCGACGCCCTGGCCGCGGTGCTGACCGAACCGGGGCGGCCCTTGTGGGCGAGGGAGCTGGCCGCCTTCCGGCTGGGACTCGCCGGGGACCGGCGGGCCTTCGAGTCCCTGGTACTGCTGCTCAACCACCGGGATCCGCCGCGCTGCGCCTCCGCCGCCCACGCCCTGGCCCGTCTCGGCGACCCGCGCACCGCCCGCGCGGCGGCCGCCCTCGCCACCAACGAACTGCGCGTCGCCTACGCCCTGCACCCCGTCCGGCTCCTGGTCGAACTGCGCGCCCCGGAGGCCGTCCCCGCCCTCATCACCACCCTCCGGCGACGGCTGCGCCCGCACGATCCCTACCGCCGCGTGGCCCTCGCCTGCGTGGACGGGCTCGGCACGCTGGGCGACGCCCGGGCCAGACCCGTACTGAACGAGGCCCTCGCGCACCCGGTGCTGGCGGAGGCGGCGGTGCGGGCGCTGGGGCGGATTCCCAGGCAGAGGTGAGAAGCAGAGGGGAGATCAGCGGGGGAGTGCGCGCGTGTACCGCACCTCCGGGACCATGACACCGGCCACCTCGAAGGGCTCCTCGGCGCCGTCCACCTCGAAGCCGGCCCGTTCGTAGAAGCGGCGGGCTCGGCCGTTCTCCTTGAGGACCCACAGGAGCAGACGGCTGTGGCCCGCGGCGGCGCAGCGTGCGACGGACTCCGCGAGCAGGGCCTGCCCCGCGCCCTGTCCCAGGTGCTCCGGATGGACGTAGATGGCGTACAACTCGGCGTCATCGGTGATGACTTCGCCGTCGCGGTACGGCCCGTGGCAGGCCCAGCCGACGACCTCGCCGCCGGTGTCCTCGGCGACCAGGTTCACCACGCTACCGTCGGCCTGCGCCAGGTACCCGCGACGCCGCTCGGCGTCCTCCGCGACGCTGAGCCCGTCCAGGTACGACTGCGGCATCAGCCCCCGGTACGCGCTCTGCCAGCCGCGGACGCGGATCTCCGCGACGCGGTCGCAGTCGGCGAGCGTCATCTCCCGTATCCGAAGCTCCCTTGTCCGGGGATTCACTCCGCCACCACCGCGAATGCCTCGACCTCCAGCAGGAACTCCGGCCGGACCAGCCCGGCGACCCGCACCGCCGACGCGGCCGGTAGCCGGTCGTCGGGTATGCGCTCGGCACGGGCGGCGCGGATCGCGGGCAGGTGGGCCATGTCCGTGACGAAGTAGGTGAGCTTGACGACCTCGTCGAAGGTCGCTCCGGCGGCGGCCAGGCAGCACCGGAGGTTCTCGAAGACCTGGCGGGCCTGCGCCGCCGGGTCGCCCTCGCCGACCAGCTTGCCCTGCTCGTCGAGCGCGAGCTGACCGGCGACGGCGATGAAACGGCCCGTGCCCATGACGGTGGGGGTACCCCCTGCTCGAGCGAAGCCGAGAGCTTGGGGGAGGCTGTACTGGGCAGCGGCGGCGACCCCGTCGGGGGCGGGAATCCTGGTCAGCTCACTCATGGGTCCATGGTGGACCAGGGGACTGACAACGCCCGCCCCCGACGGATCGTCAGCCACTCGATGCCCGGCCGTCTCAGCCTCGGAAGCCGAGCAGGCCGTGCAGCGCCGAGCCCTTCGAGGAGGCCGACGCTCCCTTCGTGGCGGCCGGCTTCGGGTCGGGCAGGGCCTCGCACACCGCGTCCGCCGCGTCGTGGCCGCGCGGCACGGTGCCGTCGGAGAGGTACGCCGCCAGATGCTTGTCCAGGCAGGCGTTCCCGCTCAGCGTGATGCCGTGGTTACCGCCGCCCTCCTCGACCACCAGGCTGGAGCGCGCCAGCAGACGGTGGACGGCGACAGCGCCCTCGTACGGGCTGGCCGCGTCGCCGGTCGCCTGGAACAGCAGGGCGGGCGGCAGCTCGCCGTTGGCGACGTTCACCGGCTTGTGCGAGTCCGTCGGCCAGAACGCGGGACGGAGGACCGCGAGGGTCACCGTCCTCGCCGCATCGTCCCGGAAAGACGTCCCGGAAGAGCCCGTTCTGTCGCTGTCATGACCCGGATGGATCTTCGGATGCGCTCGAACGCTCCTACTCGAACGCCCCTGTTCGAGCGTCCTGCTCGACCGCTCCTAGAGGAGCGAGAGTTGGGTCGGCCCGGACACCGGTGGTTCCTCGGCCGCCTCAGGGGGCCGGATCCGGCGCGGCGTCTGCGCGCGCGTGGGCCCGATGCCGTACTCCTCGGCCAGTTCGTGCACCTGACGGGTGATCCGGCGCTGGTACCACTTCGGGGCGTAGGAGCCCTCCGCGTACAGCCGCTGGTAGCGCGCCACCAGGTGCGGATGGTGCTGCTCCAGCCAGGCCATGAACCACTCGCGGGCGCCGGGGCGCAGGTGCAGCACCAGCGGGGTGACGGACGTGGCGCCGGAGGCCGCGATCGCCCGCACGGTGGCCCGCAGTTGGGCCGGCTGGTCGCTGAGGAACGGGATCACCGGCGCCATCAGCACGCCGCAGCCGATGCCGTGCTCGCCGAAGGCCCGTACGACCTCCAGGCGCCGCTCGGGCGCGGGCGTGCCCGGTTCGACGGTGCGCCACAGCTCCTGGTCGGTGAAGCCGACCGAGACGGAGATGCCGACGTCGGTCACCTCCGCCGCCTGGGTGATCAGGTCCAGGTCGCGCAGGATGAGCGTGCCCTTGGTCAGGATCGAGAAGGGGTTCGCGTGGTCGCGCAGGGCCGAGATGATGCCCGGCATCAGGCGGTAGCGGCCCTCGGCGCGCTGGTAGCAGTCGACGTTCGTACCCATCGCGATGTGCTCGCCCTGCCAGCGGCGCGAGCCGAGCTGCCGGCGCAGCAGCTCCGGCGCGTTGATCTTGACCACGATCTGGGAGTCGAAGCCGAGGCCCGTGTCGAGGTCGAGATAGCTGTGGGTCTTGCGCGCGAAGCAGTACACACACGCGTGTGAGCAGCCGCGATAGGGATTGACCGTCCATTGGAACGACATCCGGGAGACCGCCGGCACCCGGTTGATGATCGAGCGGGCCCGGATCTCGTGGAAGGTGATGCCGCGGAACTCCGGCGTGTCGAAGGTACGGGTGGTCACGGCGTCCGCGCCGAACAGCGCGGCATCGGCCCGGCTGTGTTCGGAATCCACGGTGAGGTTCTCCCAGCGCATGACGCCTCCTCGGTAGCACTGCCCCCAGAATAGAACACTTGTTCCCTTGATCGTGCGAGGACGTTTTCCGAACGTGTTCGACCGGGTTGGGCGACCCCGATTTGGGAGGCCGGGCAGCGGGGTGGTTGGCTTGCCCCGACCCCCCGAGAACCCATGTCCTGGAGGAACCTGATGGCGCAGGTCGAGGCCACTACGGAGCGGATCGTCGCGGCGGACGCGGAGACGGTGTTCGACGCCCTCGCCGACTACAGCGGCACGCGCGCGAAGCTGCTGCCCGAGCAGTTCAGCGAATACGAGGTCCGGGAGGGCGGTGACGGCGAGGGCACCCTCGTCCACTGGAAGCTCCAGGCCACCAGCAAGCGCGTGCGCGACTGCCTCCTGGAGGTCAGCGAGCCCACCGACGGCGAGCTGGTCGAGAAGGACCGCAACTCCTCCATGGTCACCACCTGGCGGGTCACCCCGGCCGGCGACGGCAGGTCCCGGGTCGTCGTGACCACCACCTGGACCGGTGCCGGCGGCATCGGCGGCTTCTTCGAGAAGACCTTCGCGCCCAAGGGTCTCGGGCGGATCTACGACGCGCTGCTCGCCCGGCTCGCCGCCGAGGTCGAGAAGTAGACCCCCTCAAACCGGGAATTTCCAGGGGGCGTTGTGCCCCTCACCGGTTCGGGTGATCTCCGTTCGGCTCCGACTCGTGCCGTAACTCGTCGCGCTTGCTCGTAGTTGTCGCTTTTACGCGGGAATTGTGCGGCAGCGCGACGAGGGGAGCGGTAGGTGGGCGGGATCACTCTGGCGCAGGACGAACCGGCGGTGGCACCTCCCGAACCCCCGGCACCACCACAGGCCCCGGCCGCCGAACTCAGCCCGCGCAGAGTGCGGTTGGTCATCCTCTCGCTCATCCTGGCCCTGCTCCTGGCCGCCCTGGAGCAGATGATCGTGGCCACGGCGCTCCCGAAGATCGCCGGTGAGCTGCACGGCCTGGACCGCATGTCCTGGGCGATCACCGCCTACCTGCTCACCGCGACCGTAGGGCTGCCGATCTACGGCAAGCTGGGCGACCTGCTCGGCCGCAAGGGTGTCTTCCAGTTCGCGATCGTCGTCTTCGTCGCCGGCTCCGCGCTCGCGGGCCGGGCGCAGACCATGGACCAGCTGATCGCCTTCCGCGCCCTCCAGGGCGTCGGCGCGGGCGGCCTCATGACGGGTGTCCAGGCGATCATCGCGGACATCGTGCCCGTCCGGCGGCGCGGCCGCCACATGGGCCTGATCGGCGCCGCCTTCGGAATCGCCTCCGTGGCCGGACCCCTGCTCGGCGGCTACTTCACCGACCACCTCTCCTGGCGCTGGTGCTTCTACGTCAACGTGCCCTTCGGCCTGGTCACGCTGGCCGTCGTCGCCGTCGCGCTGAAGCTCCCGAAACCGCCCGGCAAGGCCCGGCTGGACATCCTCGGCGCGCTGCTGCTGACCGCCGCCTCCACCTGCCTGGTCCTGCTGACCAGTTGGGGCGGCACCGAGTACGCCTGGGACTCGCGCGTGATCCTCGGCCTCGGCGCGGGAGCGGCCGTGTCGACCGTCCTCTTCCTCGTCGCCGAGCGCTTCGCCCCCGAACCCCTCATCCCGCTGCGGCTGTTCAGGGATTCCGTCTTCAACGTCACCGGCCTGATCGGCGTGGTGACCGGAGCCGGGCTGTTCGGCGCCGCGAGCTATCTGCCGACCTACCTCCAGATGGTCGACGGGGCCTCCGCCACCGAGTCGGGCCTGCTCATGCTGCCGATGATGGCCGGCATCGTCGGCGCCTCGATCATCGCCGGACAGCTCATCAGCCACACCGGCCGCTACAAGGCGTACCCGATCCTCGGCGGCGCCCTCTCCGTCGCCGGCATGTGGCTGCTGTCCCGCCTCGACGCCGACACGCCCCGGCTGCACTACAGCGTCTGGATGGCCGTCCTCGGTACCGGCATCGGCATGGTGATGCCGACGCTGATCCTCGCCGTGCAGAACTCGGTGCGTCCCGCCGACCTCTCCACCGCCACCAGCGCCAACAACTACTTCCGGCAGATCGGCGGCAGCGTCTCAGCCGCCGTCTTCGGCACCCTCCTCGCCGACCGGCTCGCCGACGCCCTCGCCCACCACCTGCCCACGCGCGCGGACGGCCGGCTCCCCGACCCCGAGTCCATCACCCCGCAGCTCGTGCACGGCCTGCCCCCCGCGCTGCGCGACGGCTACATCGGGGCGTACGCCGACGCCATGCCGCGGATCTTCCTCTACCTGGTGCCGGTGCTCGTCCTCGGACTGGTCATCGCCCTCTTCCTCAAGGAGAAACCCCTGGTGTCCCACAACGTTTCCGTCACCGACCCGGACACGGCGCCGGGGAGGTCCCCGATCCCGCGGGCGCGCGCTCCCCACACCGCCGGGGTCCCCGTCTGCGGCTCGGTGCAGCACCACGACGGGACCGTCGTGCCCCGCGCGGCACTCACGCTCATCGACGTCACCGGGCAGCAGACCGGGCGCGGTGCCAGCGGCGAGGACGGGCGCTACGCGCTGGCCACCCCGGGCCCCGGCGCGTACGTGCTGATCGCCGCCGCGGGCGGCCACCAGCCGCAGGCGGTCTCCGTGACCGTCGGCGAACGCCCCGTCGAGCTGGACATCGTCCTGGGCGGCGCCGGGAACCTCGTCGGCAGCGTGGTCACCGCCGACGGCACACCCGTACGGGACGCCAGCGTCACCCTCACCAACGTGCACGGCGAGGTCGTGGCCACCACCCGCAGCGGCCGTGAGGGCGGCTACGTCATCACCGATCTGGTGGCCGGCGAGTACACCCTCGCCGCCAGCGCCCCCGCCTTCCGCCCGGCCGCGCTCCCCGTCACGGTCCAGGCCGCCCGCGAGACCCGCCGGGACATCGAACTGGCCGGCGGCGCCCTCCTGCGCGGCACCGTCCGGGCCGGTGGCGGCCGGCCCGTGGAGGACGCGCGCGTGACCCTGCTCGACGTGGCCGGCAACGTCGTCGACACCCTCACCACCGGGCCTGACGGCACGTTCCGGTTCGTCGACCTGTCCTCCGGCGAGTACACCGTCATCGCCGCCGGTTACCCGCCCGTCGCCACCGTGCTCCAGGTGGCCGGTGGCGGCCGCACCGAGCGGGACCTCCAGCTGGGGCACGAGGACTGAACCCACACCGGCGCGCGGGGTCGTACGCCGGTGCGGCCCCCGCGCGAGGAATTCCCGTGTTGCCTCGCCGTCGACCGCGAAGGCCTCGTGTCTCACTGGAGCCGGGGCGCGGCGCCTGTTCGGCGTCTCGAAGGACGAGGCGATCGGCCGCGCGGCCCTCGACCTGCTCCCCGTCTCCGGCGCGCTCCCCGAGGGCCTGGACACCACCCCGTACGAGCCCGACGACGGACCCGGCCCCGGACCCGGCCCTGACCGTCGGTCCCCATCCGGCCCTGCGCCAGCTGCTGTTGGCCGATCCCGCGCTGCCGCTGGCGGACCTCGGCTGCGGCAACGGCACTCAGATCCGTTTCCTCGCCGACCGCTTCCCGCGGGTCGTGGGCGTCGACCTGTCGGCCGCGGCCCTCGACCACGCCCGGCGGGCCGACCTGGCGGGCCAGGCGGCCCCGGCAGCTGGACGCAGCCGACAAGACCGAGGCGCGGGCCCTGCACGCCGAGCTGCCCTCCAGGTGGCTGGTGGCGGAGCTGAGCGCGAGGCGGTCTGGTGGGCGCGTTTTTGTCGGTGTACGGTCACGATGCCCCGGTCCGTGCACCCGCCTCGTCCCCCGGAGGACAGTCATGCCGATGCCCTGGTTACGGATGCTGGTCGCGTCGACGGCGGCGCTGGTGCTGGCCGGCCCGTCCGCGGTCGCCACGGCCGCCGCGCCGGACAACGACGGGCCGGCGGCGAGCGTGCACACGGCCGGGCGGGTCAAGGACGCCGGAGACGTGCTCCAGTACAGCTGGCCCGGCGTCTACTTCGAGGGCCGGTTCCGCGGCACCGGCGTCGGTGTCGTGCTCGACGACCCGGCCGCCGACTACGACGTCCAGGTCGACGGAGTTACCGTCGCGACCCTCGTCACGCCGGGCAAAACCACCCACTGGGTCGACGGCCTGCGCGACGGCGTGCACACCGTCCGGCTCGTCAAGCGCAACGACACCCCCTGGAGCACCAGCTCGTTCGGCGGGTTCGTCGCGGCGCCGGGCGGCGCGGTGCTCGGCAGACCGGCCGCGCGCAGCCGCCAGATCGAGTTCGTCGGCGACTCCCTCACGGCCGGCTACGGCAACCTCTCGACCTCCCGCGACTGCACCGACGAGCAGCTCAAGCGCACCACCAACGCCGACGTGAGCTACGGCGCCCTCACCGCCCGGCGGCTGCGCGCCGACTACCAGATCAACGCCTATTCGGGCCTGGGCATGGTGCGCAACTACAACGGCGGGTCGCCGGAGGTGAACTACCGCACCTTCTACGACCGCGCGCTGCTGAACGTGCCCGGCGACGTCTGGCAGAACCCGGGGACCTGGCGGCCGCGGCTCGCCGTGGTCCATCTCGGCACCAACGACTTCTCGACGCCCGTCAACCCGGGCGAGCCGTGGACGGACGAGAGCCTCGCCGCCGCCTACCGGAGCGCCTACGGCGGCTTCCTCCAGAAGCTGCGGACGCGGTACGGGCCCGGGACCACCCTCCTGGCCGTCGGCACCGGGCCGTTCGCCGGCCATGTGGAGCAGGTCGTCCAGGAACGCACCGTCACCGGCGACCGCCGCGTCCGCTACTGGCGCCTCGACGACACGGGCCTGGACCACACGGGCTGCCACTGGCACTACTCGGCCCGCGACAACCGGCTGCTCGCCGACCGGCTCACCGCGTTCATCAGCGACCTGCCGATACGGTGGTGACTTGTCGTAGCCCGTTCCGCCCGCAGCGCGTAACGTGACGAACCATGAAGATCTCCATCCGGGGGGACGGCTCGTCATGAGAATCCTCATCAGCGCCGACATGGAGGGCGCCACCGGCGTCACCTGGCCCGGCGACGTGCTGCCGGGCGCCTCGCAGTGGGAACGCTGCCGCGCGCTGTTCACCTCGGACGTCAACGCCGCCGTGCTCGGCTTCCACGACGGCGGCGCCGACGAGGTGATCGTCAACGAGGCGCACTGGACCATGCGCAATCTGCTGCTGGAGCAGCTGGACGAACGGGCCCAGCTGCTCACCGGGCGGCACAAGGAGCTGTCCATGGTGGAGGGCGTGCAGCACGGCGACGTGGACGGCATCGCGTTCGTCGGCTACCACGCGGGCGCCGGCATGGAGGGCGTCCTCGCGCACACCTACCTCGCGAACCAGATCACGGGCGTGTGGCTGAACGACGTACCGGCGAGCGAGGGGCTGCTCAACGCGCAGGTCGCCGCCGAGTTCGGGGTGCCGGTCGTGCTGGTCACCGGGGACGACGTCACCTGCGAGGACGCACTCGGGTACGCGCCTGAGGCGCTGAAGGTCGCGGTGAAGGACCACGTCTCCCGGTACGCGGCCGTGTGCCGTACGCCCGCCAGGACCGCGGCCGACATCCGGGCGGCGGCCAAGGAGGCGGCGTCGCTGGCGGTGCGTCACGACCCCGTGCGCGGCGGCCCGTTCACCGTCGCCGTGGAGTTCGACGCCGAGCACCTGGCCATGGCCGCCACCGTCGTGCCGGGTGTGGAGCGGATCGGGGCGCGGAAGGTGGCCTGCACGAGCGGGACCATGTACGAGGGCATCCGCGCCTTCAAGGCGGTCACCACGATCGTCTCGGCCGCGGTGGAGGAGCAGTATGGCTGAGCAGGCGGACGGGCAGGCGCTGGAGGAGGTCGTGACGTTCACGTCCGACCTGATCCGGATCGACACCACCAACCGGGGCGGAGGCGACTGCCAGGAGCGGCCCGCCGCCGAGTACGCTGCCGCGCGGCTCGCCGAAGCCGGCATCGAGCCGACGCTCCTGGAGCGCACCAAGGGCCGCACCAACGTCGTCGCCCGCATCGAGGGCACCGACCCCTCGGCCGACGCGCTGCTGCTCCACGGCCATCTGGACGTCGTACCCGCCGCGGCCGCCGACTGGAGCGTGCACCCGTTCTCCGGGGAGATCCGCGACGGGGTCGTCTGGGGGCGCGGCGCCGTCGACATGAAGAACATGGACGCGATGATCCTGGCCGTGGTGCGTGCCTGGGCGCGCCAGGGCGTCCGCCCCCGGCGGGACATCGTCATCGCGTTCACCGCGGACGAGGAGGCCAGCGCCGAGGACGGCTCCGGGTTCCTCGCCGACGAACACGCCGGGCTGTTCGAGGGGTGCACCGAAGGCGTCAGCGAGTCGGGCGCCTTCACCTTCCACGACGGCGCCGGACGGCAGATCTACCCCCTCTCGGCCGGTGAGCGGGGCACCGCCTGGCTGAAGCTCACCGCGCGCGGACGCGCCGGGCACGGCTCCAAGGTGAACAAGGACAACGCCGTCACCCGACTCGCGGCCGCGATCACCCGGATCGGCGAGCACGAGTGGCCGCCGCGGCTGACCCCGACCGTGCGCGCCGCGCTCACCGAACTCGCCACCCTGTACGGCATCGAGCCCGACCTGACCGAGGTGGACAGGCTGCTCGACAAGCTCGGACCGGCCGCCCAACTGGTCGAGTCGACCGTCCGCAACAGCGCCAACCCGACCATGCTGGACGCCGGTTACAAGATCAACGTGATTCCCGGTGAGGCCGTGGCGCACGTGGACGGGCGGTATCTGCCCGGCGGGGAGGACGAGTTCCGCGACACCCTCGACCGGCTCACCGGGCCGGACGTGGAGTGGGAGTTCCACCACCGCGAGGTGGCCCTCCAGGCGCCGGTGGACTCGGCGACGTTCGCCCGGATGCGGGCCGCCGTCGAGGAGTTCGCCCCGGAGGGGCACGTGGTGCCGTACTGCATGTCCGGCGGCACGGACGCCAAGCAGTTCTCCCGCCTCGGCATCACCGGCTACGGCTTCACACCGCTGAAGCTGCCGGAGGGCTACGACTACAACGCCATGTTCCACGGGGTCGACGAGCGGGTCCCCGTCGAGGCGCTGCACTTCGGTGTCCGCGTGCTCGACCGGTTCCTGCGGACGGCCTAGGCGAGCGGGGGAGACGGTGCGGACACTGGCGTACGGGGCCTGGCCCTCGCCCATCGACGCGGCGATGGCCGCCGCGCACGACGGGCACCCGGAGTACGTCGGGTTCGTCGGCGACGAGGTGTGGTGGACCGAACCGCGGCCCGCCGAGGGCGGAAGGCGCACCCTGGTGCGGCGGCACGCCGACGGCCGGGAGGAGTCGCTGCTGCCCGCGCCGTGGAACGTGCGCAGCCGGGTCATCGAGTACGGCGGACACCCGTGGGCGGCCCTCGCGCAGGAGGACGGCCGCCCGCTGGTGGTCTTCGTGAACTTCGCCGACCAGCGGCTGTACCGGTACGAGCCGGGCGGCGAGCCGCGTCCGCTCACGCCCGTGTCCGACGTGGGCGCGGGCCTGCGCTGGGCGGAGCCGCAACTGCGGCCCGAGCGGGGCGAGGTGTGGTGTGTGCTGGAGGAGTTCACCGGCGCCGGGCCCACCGATGTGCGCCGTGTCCTGGCCGCCGTACCGCTGGACGGCTCCGCCGCCCGGGGCCGGGACGCCGTGCGCGAACTCACCGACGACCGGCACCGGTTCGTGACCGGGCCACGGCTGTCGCCCGACGGGCGGCGGGCGGTCTGGCTCGCCTGGGACCATCCCCGCATGCCGTGGGACGGCACCGAACTGCTCCTCGCCGACGTCGGCCCCGACGGCACCCTGCACGGCCCCCGGACCGTCGCCGGCGGGCCCGGTGAGTCCATCGCCCAGGCCGACTGGACCCACGACGGCCGCCTGCTGTACGCGAGCGACCGCAGCGGCTGG
This region of Streptomyces caelestis genomic DNA includes:
- a CDS encoding adenylosuccinate lyase, whose protein sequence is MDEELRSLTERLRQESAASPAFERLVATDDLDALAAVLTEPGRPLWARELAAFRLGLAGDRRAFESLVLLLNHRDPPRCASAAHALARLGDPRTARAAAALATNELRVAYALHPVRLLVELRAPEAVPALITTLRRRLRPHDPYRRVALACVDGLGTLGDARARPVLNEALAHPVLAEAAVRALGRIPRQR
- a CDS encoding GNAT family N-acetyltransferase; translated protein: MTLADCDRVAEIRVRGWQSAYRGLMPQSYLDGLSVAEDAERRRGYLAQADGSVVNLVAEDTGGEVVGWACHGPYRDGEVITDDAELYAIYVHPEHLGQGAGQALLAESVARCAAAGHSRLLLWVLKENGRARRFYERAGFEVDGAEEPFEVAGVMVPEVRYTRALPR
- a CDS encoding RidA family protein, encoding MSELTRIPAPDGVAAAAQYSLPQALGFARAGGTPTVMGTGRFIAVAGQLALDEQGKLVGEGDPAAQARQVFENLRCCLAAAGATFDEVVKLTYFVTDMAHLPAIRAARAERIPDDRLPAASAVRVAGLVRPEFLLEVEAFAVVAE
- a CDS encoding Rv2578c family radical SAM protein, coding for MRWENLTVDSEHSRADAALFGADAVTTRTFDTPEFRGITFHEIRARSIINRVPAVSRMSFQWTVNPYRGCSHACVYCFARKTHSYLDLDTGLGFDSQIVVKINAPELLRRQLGSRRWQGEHIAMGTNVDCYQRAEGRYRLMPGIISALRDHANPFSILTKGTLILRDLDLITQAAEVTDVGISVSVGFTDQELWRTVEPGTPAPERRLEVVRAFGEHGIGCGVLMAPVIPFLSDQPAQLRATVRAIAASGATSVTPLVLHLRPGAREWFMAWLEQHHPHLVARYQRLYAEGSYAPKWYQRRITRQVHELAEEYGIGPTRAQTPRRIRPPEAAEEPPVSGPTQLSLL
- a CDS encoding SRPBCC family protein translates to MAQVEATTERIVAADAETVFDALADYSGTRAKLLPEQFSEYEVREGGDGEGTLVHWKLQATSKRVRDCLLEVSEPTDGELVEKDRNSSMVTTWRVTPAGDGRSRVVVTTTWTGAGGIGGFFEKTFAPKGLGRIYDALLARLAAEVEK
- a CDS encoding MFS transporter, whose product is MGGITLAQDEPAVAPPEPPAPPQAPAAELSPRRVRLVILSLILALLLAALEQMIVATALPKIAGELHGLDRMSWAITAYLLTATVGLPIYGKLGDLLGRKGVFQFAIVVFVAGSALAGRAQTMDQLIAFRALQGVGAGGLMTGVQAIIADIVPVRRRGRHMGLIGAAFGIASVAGPLLGGYFTDHLSWRWCFYVNVPFGLVTLAVVAVALKLPKPPGKARLDILGALLLTAASTCLVLLTSWGGTEYAWDSRVILGLGAGAAVSTVLFLVAERFAPEPLIPLRLFRDSVFNVTGLIGVVTGAGLFGAASYLPTYLQMVDGASATESGLLMLPMMAGIVGASIIAGQLISHTGRYKAYPILGGALSVAGMWLLSRLDADTPRLHYSVWMAVLGTGIGMVMPTLILAVQNSVRPADLSTATSANNYFRQIGGSVSAAVFGTLLADRLADALAHHLPTRADGRLPDPESITPQLVHGLPPALRDGYIGAYADAMPRIFLYLVPVLVLGLVIALFLKEKPLVSHNVSVTDPDTAPGRSPIPRARAPHTAGVPVCGSVQHHDGTVVPRAALTLIDVTGQQTGRGASGEDGRYALATPGPGAYVLIAAAGGHQPQAVSVTVGERPVELDIVLGGAGNLVGSVVTADGTPVRDASVTLTNVHGEVVATTRSGREGGYVITDLVAGEYTLAASAPAFRPAALPVTVQAARETRRDIELAGGALLRGTVRAGGGRPVEDARVTLLDVAGNVVDTLTTGPDGTFRFVDLSSGEYTVIAAGYPPVATVLQVAGGGRTERDLQLGHED
- a CDS encoding SGNH/GDSL hydrolase family protein, which produces MPWLRMLVASTAALVLAGPSAVATAAAPDNDGPAASVHTAGRVKDAGDVLQYSWPGVYFEGRFRGTGVGVVLDDPAADYDVQVDGVTVATLVTPGKTTHWVDGLRDGVHTVRLVKRNDTPWSTSSFGGFVAAPGGAVLGRPAARSRQIEFVGDSLTAGYGNLSTSRDCTDEQLKRTTNADVSYGALTARRLRADYQINAYSGLGMVRNYNGGSPEVNYRTFYDRALLNVPGDVWQNPGTWRPRLAVVHLGTNDFSTPVNPGEPWTDESLAAAYRSAYGGFLQKLRTRYGPGTTLLAVGTGPFAGHVEQVVQERTVTGDRRVRYWRLDDTGLDHTGCHWHYSARDNRLLADRLTAFISDLPIRW
- a CDS encoding M55 family metallopeptidase; protein product: MRILISADMEGATGVTWPGDVLPGASQWERCRALFTSDVNAAVLGFHDGGADEVIVNEAHWTMRNLLLEQLDERAQLLTGRHKELSMVEGVQHGDVDGIAFVGYHAGAGMEGVLAHTYLANQITGVWLNDVPASEGLLNAQVAAEFGVPVVLVTGDDVTCEDALGYAPEALKVAVKDHVSRYAAVCRTPARTAADIRAAAKEAASLAVRHDPVRGGPFTVAVEFDAEHLAMAATVVPGVERIGARKVACTSGTMYEGIRAFKAVTTIVSAAVEEQYG
- a CDS encoding M20/M25/M40 family metallo-hydrolase — its product is MAEQADGQALEEVVTFTSDLIRIDTTNRGGGDCQERPAAEYAAARLAEAGIEPTLLERTKGRTNVVARIEGTDPSADALLLHGHLDVVPAAAADWSVHPFSGEIRDGVVWGRGAVDMKNMDAMILAVVRAWARQGVRPRRDIVIAFTADEEASAEDGSGFLADEHAGLFEGCTEGVSESGAFTFHDGAGRQIYPLSAGERGTAWLKLTARGRAGHGSKVNKDNAVTRLAAAITRIGEHEWPPRLTPTVRAALTELATLYGIEPDLTEVDRLLDKLGPAAQLVESTVRNSANPTMLDAGYKINVIPGEAVAHVDGRYLPGGEDEFRDTLDRLTGPDVEWEFHHREVALQAPVDSATFARMRAAVEEFAPEGHVVPYCMSGGTDAKQFSRLGITGYGFTPLKLPEGYDYNAMFHGVDERVPVEALHFGVRVLDRFLRTA